A DNA window from Naumovozyma dairenensis CBS 421 chromosome 10, complete genome contains the following coding sequences:
- the FPR4 gene encoding peptidylprolyl isomerase FPR4 (similar to Saccharomyces cerevisiae FPR4 (YLR449W) and FPR3 (YML074C); ancestral locus Anc_4.342) has protein sequence MSDMLPIAMYNLNVDPYDPTLAVNSETPVTIRITMASIDPTPIDDKKLPSTLRIIKKTPGFGDDGCCGHDHDHDHDHEHEHVDSEEEIEEKDLAKKVADELEEEEDQEFQECILLTLSPETQYQQRLDITIAPEEEVHFVVTGSYKMSLSGNYVKHPFDAPIDSEDEVEDEEDYELEGQSDSEEESDELVSTPEEDEEIYHDAEDRLNAEIEDDLEEEEDIDAKLEALENASDIDAHLEDLISKDEKNSKKRKQDKQAEQSQNKNKKAKKDKVEEPVSKKVKKVEFKKDLEEGPTKKKQEPKQKKQESKPKKEEPQPKKRTLQGGIIIEDRKVGEGSEARSGARVGMRYIGKLKNGKVFDKNTSGKPFTFKLGRGEVIRGWDIGVAGMAVGGERRITIPAQFAYGSQKLPGIPANSELTFDVKLVSMK, from the coding sequence ATGTCTGATATGTTACCTATCGCTATGTATAACCTAAATGTTGATCCATATGATCCAACTTTAGCTGTTAACAGTGAAACACCTGTTACTATCCGTATTACTATGGCATCCATTGACCCAACGCCTATTGATGACAAGAAACTACCTTCTACTTTGAGAATAATTAAGAAGACTCCAGGATTTGGAGATGATGGTTGTTGTGGCCACGATCACGATCACGATCACGATCATGAACATGAACATGTCGattctgaagaagaaattgaagaaaaagatttAGCTAAGAAAGTCGCTGATGAActtgaagaagaggaagatcAAGAGTTTCAAGAATGTATTTTATTGACTTTATCTCCTGAAACTCAATACCAACAGCGTTTAGATATTACTATTGCtccagaagaagaagtacATTTCGTCGTTACTGGGTCTTACAAGATGTCTTTGAGTGGTAATTACGTTAAACATCCATTCGATGCACCAATTGACTCAGAAGATGAAGTTgaggatgaagaagattatGAACTTGAGGGCCAAAGTGATAGTGAAGAGGAATCTGATGAATTAGTTTCAACTCCagaggaagatgaagaaatatatcACGATGCAGAAGATAGATTAAACgcagaaattgaagatgatctcgaagaagaagaagatattgacGCTAAATTAGAAGCTTTGGAAAATGCAAGTGATATTGATGCACACTTAGAGGACTTGATTtctaaagatgaaaagaaCAGTAAGAAGAGAAAGCAAGATAAACAGGCTGAACAAAgtcaaaataaaaataaaaaggcCAAGAAGGATAAAGTAGAAGAACCTGTCTCAAAGAAGGTTAAGAAGGTCGAATTCAAAAAAGATCTAGAAGAGGGACCTaccaagaagaaacaagaacCAAAGCAAAAGAAGCAAGAATCAAAGccaaagaaggaagaacCGCAACCAAAGAAAAGAACTTTGCAAGGAGGTATAATTATTGAAGATCGTAAAGTCGGTGAAGGTTCCGAAGCAAGAAGTGGTGCCAGGGTTGGTATGAGATATATtggtaaattgaaaaacgGGAAGgtttttgataaaaatacaaGCGGTAAACCATTCACTTTCAAACTTGGGAGAGGTGAAGTTATTAGAGGTTGGGATATTGGTGTTGCAGGTATGGCAGTTGGTGGTGAACGTAGAATTACCATCCCAGCACAATTTGCCTATGGTAGCCAAAAACTTCCAGGCATTCCGGCTAACTCTGAATTAACTTTCGATGTTAAATTGgtttcaatgaaataa
- the VPS70 gene encoding putative zinc metalloprotease (similar to Saccharomyces cerevisiae VPS70 (YJR126C); ancestral locus Anc_4.348), whose translation MPRNNLYGTFSNDQDTPATTHSPRNRESSFSAPITEEQTPLDNDMIRNDIRDSPPQQPSFRHRSSTITSIVSDGYHIVKEHMDKEKFIYLILTSIMIYFSFIVVFAPRTSLSRDFRRFHSTKLTTAEIYRIYLDTFQSGRPHLIADHLETLNELNNRDDRESQILEFMVKQFKDLEFIPKIENYYPWVTEPILTSVSLLDGENTIFNAAMMEDCLLEKKGDNDPKNDQHQRYKGGFHAYSPNGLVTNQYIYSNYGTLEDYKLLLENNIDIEGKIHIIRQGQLLNGLKVKNAQLYGASGVILYRDPHDDGNITRGHGFEEYPDGPARNPSSIERDTVQYFFNSPGDPTTPGYPSKFPNMEHLSPTGKIPSIPSVPMSAREIQPILETLTNRGYRFLNDSNIQGFQGFSGPSPPNLQVRLYNEQTHTIKEISNVVITIPGILTGGDVIIGAHRDTWGVGGVSRSFSGTAILLEIARGMKELRKKGWIPLRTIKLISWDGKQPSMIGSTEFIEEHMALLKRNALVYLNLDHAVSGTQFTCSANPLLNDIIYKTAKMTSFKKEEDHTLYEEWTKASNNTIDIIGGDSDYMGFQHYLGIPSATFAFENNGINDPISHVGSAYDSIEWLQGSMDVDFKLHNTMVEFIGLLSLTIGENELASFKTHHYLNAIYSTYNILVESLSKIFPNDDQLLKSAKNVAEILDLITWKDSINFDKQNTLLRDDCSRDFPVWSLFKKFKIYIRLTRANNKLKQLDQLFITQRGLKDRSWFKHSILAPDKFIGFKGDVLPGLHEAMISKDRDEVLQWLTLLSSQFTNVRYLLQ comes from the coding sequence ATGCCTCGCAATAATTTGTATGGGACATTTTCTAATGATCAAGATACCCCTGCTACAACACACTCTCCAAGAAATCGTGAATCATCCTTCTCAGCCCCCATAACTGAAGAACAAACTCCACTCGATAACGACATGATACGAAATGATATTCGAGATAGTCCACCCCAGCAACCTTCATTCCGACATAGAAGTAGTACCATAACAAGTATAGTAAGCGATGGCTATCATATCGTGAAAGAGCATATGGATAAAGAAAAGTTCATATATTTGATACTGACatcaataatgatataCTTCAGTTTCATCGTTGTGTTTGCTCCAAGAACATCATTATCCAGAGATTTTAGAAGATTTCATTCAACTAAATTGACTACTGCTGAAATTTACAGAATATATTTGGATACTTTCCAGAGCGGTAGACCTCATTTGATTGCTGATCATTTGGAAACGCtgaatgaattgaataatagAGATGATAGAGAGAGTCAAATTTTAGAATTTATGGTAAAACAATTCAAAGATTTGGAATTTATACCGAAGATTGAGAATTATTATCCTTGGGTCACTGAACCAATTTTAACATCTGTTAGTTTATTAGATGGCGAGAATACAATTTTCAATGCTGCTATGATGGAGGATTGTcttcttgaaaaaaaggGAGACAATGACCCCAAGAATGATCAGCATCAACGATATAAAGGAGGATTCCATGCGTATTCTCCAAACGGGCTAGTCACTAATCAATACATTTACAGCAATTATGGGACTCTAGAAgattataaattattattagagaataatattgacattgaaggaaaaataCATATAATACGACAAGgtcaattattaaatggACTAAAAGTTAAGAATGCCCAATTATATGGTGCTTCGGGAGTTATCCTTTATAGGGATCCCCATGATGATGGGAATATTACGAGAGGACATGGATTTGAAGAATACCCTGATGGGCCAGCAAGAAATCCAAGTAGTATTGAAAGAGATACtgttcaatatttttttaattcacCAGGTGATCCGACAACGCCAGGTTATCCATCGAAATTCCCGAATATGGAACACTTATCGCCAACAGGTAAAATCCCAAGCATCCCCTCTGTTCCGATGAGTGCTAGAGAAATCCAACCAATATTAGAAACATTAACTAATCGAGGGTATCGATTTTTGAACGACAGTAATATTCAAGGCTTCCAAGGGTTCTCCGGACCGTCACCACCAAATTTACAAGTGAGACTTTATAACGAACAGACACATaccattaaagaaatatcaaatgTTGTTATTACTATTCCTGGAATTCTCACTGGTGGGGATGTAATTATTGGAGCTCACAGAGATACGTGGGGAGTTGGTGGAGTCAGTAGATCTTTTAGTGGTACTGCAATTTTGTTAGAAATTGCTCGAGgaatgaaagaattaaggaaaaaagGCTGGATCCCATTAAGAACTATCAAGCTAATTAGTTGGGATGGTAAACAGCCTTCGATGATTGGATCCACTGAATTTATAGAAGAACATATGGCCCTCTTGAAGAGAAATGCTCTGGTATATTTGAATCTCGACCATGCCGTTTCAGGAACACAGTTTACTTGTTCGGCGAATCctttattgaatgatatCATCTATAAGACTGCAAAGATGACAAGCTttaaaaaggaagaagatcATACTCTCTATGAAGAATGGACGAAAGCTTCGAACAACACAATCGATATCATTGGAGGGGATTCCGACTATATGGGTTTTCAGCATTACTTAGGAATACCTTCGGCTACTTTCGCCTTTGAAAACAATGGAATCAATGATCCAATTTCTCATGTTGGTTCAGCGTATGATTCGATTGAATGGCTTCAAGGTTCAATGGATGTCGATTTTAAGCTACACAATACTATGGTCGAATTTATTGGATTATTGTCTCTAACAATTGGAGAAAACGAACTAGCAAGTTTTAAGACgcatcattatttgaacGCAATTTATTCAACATACAATATCCTTGTGGAATCACTCTCGAAAATTTTCCCGAATGATGATCAGTTATTAAAATCAGCAAAAAATGTTGCTGAAATTCTTGATTTGATAACGTGGAAAGATAGTATAAACTTCGATAAACAAAATACACTGCTGCGTGATGATTGTAGTAGAGATTTCCCCGTTTGGTCtctattcaaaaaattcaaaatttatattCGTTTAACTAGGGCCAACAACAAACTGAAACAGCTAGATCAACTATTTATTACACAAAGAGGATTAAAGGATAGATCATGGTTCAAACATTCTATCCTAGCACCTGATAAGTTTATTGGTTTCAAAGGAGACGTTTTACCAGGTTTGCATGAAGCaatgatttcaaaagataGAGACGAAGTGTTACAATGGCTTACTTTGTTATCAAGTCAATTCACCAATGTCAGGTATTTATTACAATAG
- the RSF2 gene encoding Rsf2p (similar to Saccharomyces cerevisiae RSF2 (YJR127C) and YML081W; ancestral locus Anc_4.351), giving the protein MTHAINSTSRTGPPTTTAVKGNNKQGIVPIPKKSRTIKTDKPRPFLCPTCTRGFVRLEHLKRHERSHTQEKPYLCIFCGRCFARRDLVLRHQTKLHSSILNNSKTYNSLVHQADQHDNYRHIIKIDGNKKTLLPTLQLDSMTNKSNEQLTNDIVNFIKLNNIDIKSKDKLLQDELENLLTTARENGLNLNLDLLLPQSLSVATTTIPSTDNIDPIPFPTKQDTSDTNSTNSSSSQIVTNKNNNTNRQRHASFSASSAFTYTRDIPNIDQFISSEQTAPTTNNYYSSSNTSSVSPFIPDNNNNNMLIDTIQTIDEEAPHQVGFSTPQLTTDQVIEKAVDAGILDYNNMDLPKNINGFKLNLFDDNNAREDDPLFEKQFSDLKIDFSNPPSTSSHSNSNSNSNSNLNLGLNSNLDPISTKDNNNGTDVFHQNILSPRNPYLFTSNMTPQLVSTSSSTNNTSNPPLLSPSSFLGRLPSLTDIMTMGVSTSNGFDNNNPHIPRVRINNTYYKDDSNNNNNNNNNNNTLDTVPLHISHSNSTVNMTQFNYNNVINVPPQLPQSSESSSHTSSSASSMIANTKNTDNFDLSLNYIPKDLRYESDQWLNKYLDQNHKFDSTIKFRNINDVGFYNFNDNDNASTTSNSSSDHHSSSHSYHLNVNNNDDNPSPRNIDTMNLMDGSVSSSFENNKPVASSFSSSCATSNSPEHIDNNISDVIIKHSNPLLSLTNTTSKQKSARSRRNSVFKPSNSNSSSTTNSIVGLHSNMNMTPLKSSDAHSQKKAHSNNSKRDEKKRRKSSVSNSLSTLFNSRQLDLLQNELLELQAASVNELGNDTTTVNMDDMTTTATIPPSTNNIIIPNHQELVQQSNNINTTNDIAVSMTKEFINNLSSTTFSLNSINPNEQQQETSTSLPLQIETEIQNEISQTKQLSFPLTKFSSRSHSSSISSLHQIHDLQFFNEEIRQLIIITNNLQTDSFPTVTELNNYITLYQKWFHKYFPFIHLFSIKQNVQEHIPLLLSMTMIGALFAFHSSHSKFLSIISTVYVKNIVEVTHKNKPVPLWVIQTLLLLTFMGIFTDDLNVIKNMDSQLITLIQLIKENKINLPMETIPDYKLPSFNMLSSDQLFDYFILAQSRIRVCHTTLLLSNFFASLIGIECCFHSIDLHCGLPCQYEILFSKQMIDSNEWLSIINSFGMKLESNFDLIQLSNGFSHYNDCLIYLTDGNQFFYSNSKISLLTSLSLIMSIHEKLFMNYKNNRQDDMEIDSMIKYWENLYLKNSGIITPNSTNMPIIKDHPTIRLIIPLYILVKIRKCLDLSHVMNRVWLQDWDKMNLILEELSYDWNKLTMATNYSILMLDSWVTILKVAKTGSRTNFRTPIFTTTCLFITAFTIAEYLKKFENWALDDNGMAQKSSLSQQDKNLWIKIEKTLENVQKNVLPQHDSMKSYLEFLKLQSTQHHENSFNINPLSDAMINKYMGPNSTKEMNMYIINKAKLSSRCLYLGVRILGDVPIWPIALSFAHALQSRAIFNVLNRKPSFQSDQNIVN; this is encoded by the coding sequence ATGACACATGCAATTAATAGCACTTCCCGTACTGGTCCTCCCACGACCACCGCTGTCAAAGGCAATAACAAACAAGGCATTGTGCCTATACCTAAGAAATCAAGAACAATCAAGACAGATAAACCAAGACCATTCTTATGTCCGACTTGCACGAGAGGTTTCGTGAGATTAGAACATTTGAAAAGACATGAAAGGTCTCATACTCAAGAAAAGCCATATCTTTGTATCTTCTGTGGACGTTGCTTCGCAAGAAGAGATTTGGTGTTAAGACATCAAACCAAATTACATTCATCCATATTAAATAACTCAAAAACATATAATTCACTTGTTCACCAAGCAGATCAACATGATAATTATAGAcatatcatcaaaattGATGGAAACAAAAAGACACTATTACCTACTTTACAGTTGGATTCTATGACcaataaatcaaatgaaCAATTGACGAATGATATTGtgaattttattaaattaaataatattgacaTAAAATCAAAggataaattattacaagacgaattagaaaatttattaactaCTGCTAGAGAAAATGGATTGAACCTAAAtcttgatttattattacctCAATCGTTGTCCGTTGCAACTACAACAATACCATCAACAGACAATATAGATCCAATTCCATTTCCTACTAAGCAAGACACCTCCGATACAAACTCCACGAACTCTTCTAGTTCGCAAATTGTGACGaacaagaataataatacaaacaGACAAAGGCATGCTTCATTTTCTGCTTCAAGCGCTTTCACATATACACGAGATATACCCAATATAGATCAATTCATATCTTCTGAACAAACAGCACCGACTAccaataattattattcttcttccaatACTTCTTCAGTATCTCCTTTCATTcctgataataataacaataatatgCTCATTGATACAATTCAAACAATAGACGAAGAAGCACCTCATCAAGTTGGTTTCTCAACTCCTCAACTAACCACTGATCaagttattgaaaaagCAGTAGATGCTGGTATATTAGATTATAACAATATGGATTTACcgaaaaatattaatggTTTCAAATTAAATCTCTTTGATGACAATAACGCCAGGGAAGATGATCCattgtttgaaaaacaattcTCGGACTTGAAAATCGATTTCTCAAATCCTCCTTCTACCTCTTCTCATTCAAACTCAAATTCAAACTCGAATTCAAACTTAAACTTAGGTTTAAATTCAAACTTGGATCCAATTTCAacaaaagataataataatggcaCAGACGTATTTCACCAGAATATTTTATCTCCTAGAAATCCATACCTTTTCACTTCAAATATGACTCCCCAATTAGTATCTACTTCATCATCCACCAACAACACAAGTAATCCTCCTTTGTTGAGCCCTTCATCTTTCTTAGGAAGGTTACCTTCTTTAACTGATATAATGACAATGGGTGTAAGTACTTCAAATGGGttcgataataataatcctCATATCCCTCGTGTTCGTATTAACAATACTTATTACAAAgatgattcaaataataataataataataataataataataatacactTGACACCGTTCCGTTACATATCTCTCATTCAAATTCGACCGTTAATATGActcaattcaattataataatgttattaATGTACCACCGCAACTACCACAATCCTCAGAATCATCTTCACATACATCTTCATCCGCATCTTCCATGATTGCTAATACCAAGAATACTGATAATTTTGATCTGtcattaaattatattccAAAGGATCTAAGATATGAATCTGATCAATGgttaaataaatatctaGATCAAAATCATAAATTCGATTCCACGATcaaatttagaaatattaatgatgtCGGATTTTATAactttaatgataatgataatgctTCAACCAcatcaaattcttcatcagatCACCATTCAAGTTCACATTCATATCATTTgaatgtaaataataatgatgataatcCAAGTCCAAGAAACATTGATACCATGAATTTAATGGATGGGTCTGTTTCATCTTcctttgaaaataataaacctGTTGCCtcctctttttcttcttcttgtgCAACCTCCAATTCTCCAGAACATATTGATAACAATATAAGtgatgttattattaaacatTCCAATCCATTATTATCGTTGACAAATACCAcatcaaaacaaaaatcaGCAAGATCAAGACGTAATAGTGTTTTCAAACCTTCTAActcaaattcttcttcaacaacaaactCAATAGTTGGCCTTCATTCAAATATGAACATGACTCCTTTAAAGTCATCAGATGCACATTCTCAAAAAAAGGCACATAGTAATAATAGCAAAAgagatgaaaagaaaagaaggaaaagtTCCGTTAGTAATTCTCTTTCGACTTTATTCAACTCTAGACAATTAGAtcttttacaaaatgaGTTGCTAGAATTACAAGCAGCATCAGTTAATGAACTTGGAAATGATACTACAACCGTTAATATGGATGATATGACTACTACTGCTACAATACCTCCGAGTACGAATAACATTATCATACCAAATCATCAAGAACTTGTTCaacaatcaaataatattaatacaACTAATGATATTGCTGTGTCAATGACCAAAgaatttataaataatttatcttcaacaaCCTTCtcattgaattcaataaatccAAACGAACAACAGCAAGAAACATCCACCTCGCTACCATTACAAATTGAAAcagaaattcaaaatgaaataagccaaacaaaacaattatCATTTCCATTAACTAAATTTAGTTCAAGATCTCATTCATCTtccatttcatcattacATCAAATTCATGACttacaatttttcaatgaagaaattagaCAACTAATTATTATAACTAATAATTTACAAACTGATTCATTCCCCACTGTAActgaattaaataattatattacatTATATCAAAAATGGTTCCATAAATATTTCCCATTCATTCACTTATTTTCCATAAAGCAAAATGTTCAAGAACATATTccactattattatcaatgaCAATGATTGGTGCTCTGTTTGCATTCCATTCATCCCATTCTAAATTCTTATCTATCATTTCAACAGTCTACgtgaaaaatattgttgAGGTCACTCATAAGAATAAACCAGTCCCATTATGGGTAATCCAAACTCTCTTATTGTTAACTTTTATGGGGATATTTACAGATGATTTAAATGTTATCAAGAATATGGATTCTCAATTGATTACattgattcaattaattaaagaaaacaagATCAATTTACCAATGGAAACAATTCCAGATTATAAATTACCAAGTTTCAATATGTTATCGAGTGACcaattatttgattattttatcCTGGCGCAGTCTCGTATTAGAGTATGCCATACCACATTACTGTTATCAAATTTCTTTGCGTCATTAATTGGTATTGAATGTTGTTTCCATTCAATCGATTTACATTGTGGGTTACCATGTCaatatgaaattttattttctaaacAAATGATTGATTCAAATGAATGGCtttcaataattaattcatttggtatgaaattagaatcaaattttgatttaattcaattatcaAATGGATTTTCTCATTATAATGATTGtctaatttatttgactGATGGTAATCAATTCTTCTATTCAAATTCTAAAATCTCTTTATtaacttcattatcattgatTATGTCCATccatgaaaaattatttatgaATTACAAGAACAATCGTCAAGATGACATggaaattgattcaatgaTTAAATATTGGGAAAACTtgtatttgaaaaatagtGGTATTATTACACCAAATAGCACTAATATGCCTATCATAAAGGATCATCCTACAATAAGATTGATTATACCATTGTACATCCTTGtcaaaataagaaaatgTTTAGATTTATCGCATGTAATGAATAGAGTTTGGCTTCAAGATTGGGAcaagatgaatttaatcCTGGAAGAATTATCTTATGATTGGAATAAATTAACTATGGCAACCAATTACTCAATACTAATGTTGGATTCCTGGGTTACAATTTTAAAAGTGGCTAAGACAGGTTCAAGAACTAATTTCAGGACACCAATCTTCACAACAACATGTCTTTTCATTACTGCTTTCACCATAGCAGagtatttgaaaaaatttgaaaattgggCCTTAGATGACAACGGTATGGCACAAAAATCTTCACTATCCCAACAAGACAAAAACTTGTGGATTAAAATTGAGAAGACATTAGAAAATGTTCAAAAAAATGTCTTGCCACAACATGATTCAATGAAATCGTATCTAGAATTCTTGAAATTACAATCTACTCAGCATCATGAAAATTCATTCAACATCAACCCATTATCTGATGCAATGATTAACAAATACATGGGACCTAATTCTACAAAGGAAATGAACATGTATATAATCAATAAGGCAAAGTTGTCATCAAGATGCCTTTACTTGGGTGTTAGAATCCTCGGTGACGTCCCAATTTGGCCAATCGCTTTATCATTTGCTCATGCATTACAATCAAGAGCTATATTTAATGTATTGAATAGGAAACCATCCTTCCAATCAGACCAAAATATCGTCAATTAG
- the EFM3 gene encoding protein-lysine N-methyltransferase (similar to Saccharomyces cerevisiae YJR129C; ancestral locus Anc_4.352) has translation MTDNDGTDIDLLLEDRLKQRYPVNQLIDFIIENVDKITIPKLVGQLEEICLINKIYIKNILNELINGSSSSNSNNTMKIISYYNDATLFSMEDWIYEKYMELIPIKYDAEASDIIMYRINENIKIKVXXEQPNIISGKSTTGFRTWEGAVYLSKFLINNCEKYLIEKTDVIELGAGTGLVSLCILENDLQKGIKRDKVYVTDGDSELVSSILNKNFELNNVNIEDENVILRKLWWNDPNEKIAGEDNGKIGLVVGADITYDNSVIPDLCACLKQFMDKNRDCKAIISATVRNIDTINFFERKCEELGMKVQIIQSTESDPIGEEKMINEIIFRPLIAPIRIYEISNI, from the coding sequence ATGACTGATAATGATGGTACTGAtatagatttattattggaaGATCGATTGAAACAACGATATCCGGTGAATCAATTGATCGATTTcataattgaaaatgttgatAAGATCACAATTCCGAAATTAGTTGGTCAATTAGAAGAGATTTGCttaataaacaaaatctatattaagaatatattgaatgaGTTGATTAACggtagtagtagtagcaatagtaataatacaatgaagataatatcATATTATAATGATGCAACGTTGTTTTCCATGGAAGATTGGATTTATGAGAAATATATGGAATTAATTCCTATCAAATATGATGCAGAGGCATCagatataataatgtatcgaattaatgaaaatattaagatTAAGGTGTNNNAGGAGCAACCGAACATTATTAGTGGTAAGAGTACTACTGGGTTTCGTACATGGGAAGGTGCAGTTTATTTatctaaatttttaattaataacTGTGAAAAGTATCTAATAGAAAAGACTGATGTTATTGAATTAGGTGCAGGTACTGGGCTTGTTAGTCTTTGtatattagaaaatgatCTACAAAAAGGTATAAAAAGAGACAAAGTTTATGTTACAGATGGTGATTCAGAACTAGTTTCTAGTATcttgaataaaaatttcGAACTCAATAATGTAAATATAGAAGATGAGAATGTAATATTACGGAAATTATGGTGGAATGATCCTAATGAAAAGATAGCGGGAGAGGACAACGGTAAGATTGGATTAGTTGTTGGTGCAGATATTACATATGATAATAGTGTTATACCTGATTTATGTGCTTGTTTGAAGCAATTTATGGATAAGAACCGTGACTGTAAAGCAATAATATCAGCTACTGTTCGAAATATTGATACTataaatttctttgaaaggAAATGTGAAGAATTAGGAATGAAGgttcaaataattcaaagTACGGAATCAGATCCAATAGGTGAAGAAAAGATgattaatgaaataatatttcgGCCGTTAATAGCACCCATTCGAATTTATGAGATTTCGAATATATAG